The Neorhodopirellula lusitana sequence CTTCGTAACTGCTCACCGGCGACAGATCCGGCCGATAACAATCTTCCAGCGGTGCCAGGCTGCCGGCAATCAGGTTGCCCACATCAACTGAACGTCTAACCAAATCAACAGCCACGGTCGTCCACTCGCGCCAACAATCCCCCGCATAACGACGCTGGGTCCGAAACGTGTTCGCGGTATGGACCGTGGCTCCTGCATCACAATAGTCGCGATGAATCTGCGACACGACTTCACCCGCCGTCACATTGGCCTGAGCACTCCACCAAGCCAACGACGTATCGATGCCACGCGAATGCAGCTCGGTGCCGACTGGACCGTCCAACAACACGATTTCGGATTTCATCAATTCAGTCCCTTGGTCCGATCCGCCATTCGAATCATACTCTTCACTTCCCACCTCAACTCCCTCCTTAGGAAACAAACGTGAAAACGATTGCAACTCTGTCAGCACTCCTACTAGTTGCCACTCTCTCGTCGGCTTCCGCCGAAACACCGCTCGAAACTGAAGCGGGATTCCAAACCATTTTCAACGGCGAAAACCTCGATGGCTGGAACGGCGATCCGCGATTGTGGTCAGTGCGAGATGGCGTCATCCACGGCGAAACCACTCCCGACACCACGGCGAAGGGCAACACGTTCTTGATATGGGAAGACGGCGCCACCAAAGACTTCGAATTACGACTGTCGTTCCGCTGCAACGCCACGAACAACTCCGGCATCCAATATCGCTCCAAGCATATCCAGGACAAATCGGCCCGCAATGATTGGGTTCTCCGTGGCTACCAGCACGAAGTCCGCAATGAAGAAGACTTCCCAAATATCTCCGGCTTCATCTACGGGGAAGGCATCAACCGTGGCCGCGTGTGCCTGGTAGGTGAAAAAGCAGTTCAAGAAGGCGATACCAAGAACGTCCAAGAGAAGTTAATCACCGAGGAAGAGTTCAAAGAGCTATTTCGCTTAGACGACTGGAACGACGTCGTCATCATTGCCAAAGGCAAGCACCTTCAGCACTACCTCAACGGCCGACTAATCATGGACTTCACCGACTCCCCTGAAAAAGCTCTGCTCGACGGCTCCCTGGGACTACAACTGCACGCCGGCAAACCGATGTGGACCGAGTTCAAAAACGTTCGCTTCAAAGCGTTGTAAGACAACACCCAATGAGCGAAACCTGAAGTCGCCTCTTAGCTGCTCAATGATCGCCCGAGGGTGATCATGCTGGGTTGCTCGTACAGGAGTGCCTGTGCTGGCAGCCATCGTCCTAAAGCGATCATCCTGAATCGAACATCCTAAATCGAACGCTGGGCAGCCAAAAAAGAGAGGCACCGTCCGCACTGGTGCTGCGTCACAGCTTAATCATCTGGTCAGCCATTTTGGCGCTAACCACGGGCTCACCGCAACACCCGGGCCCATCGCCCAACCGGCTAAAACCATCAAGCCGAATTGCAAGCGATGGCAAAGCACTGAAGCATTTTGATCCTTGATGTGGCCGAGGCTTCTAGCCGCCGCTAAAAAGAATATTGTGACTGTACGCCACAGTCACTCAACACGCAGCCTATGGCATTCTTCAACATGCCATCATCGGCTTACATGCCGTCTCCTCGCATCACGGCGTGGACCAACCCAAAAAACCAACCCGCGTCGATGCCCTCTGGCGTCCGCACAAGCAAGACCGTGACACCCAAGCAAAACAGTGACACCAGTCGATCCCCAAACCGTTTTGCTAGCTCGTCAACTCGCCGAAACGAGAATCGACTCGAGCCCAGAACGAGCCGATTAACATTTCGCTGCTGATGTCAGAATTGCGAGCAAGGGACATGCGACGCCCCCAGGCCTGCAACGCTTCGCCGCCCGCTCGCGCTCAGCTCGTAACCCAACAAGCGTCCACGACACGACACGACACGACACGACACGACACAGCACGACACAGCACAGCACAGCACAGCACAGCACAGCACAGCACAGCACAGCACAGCACAGCAAGGCAAGGCAGGGCAGGGCAGGGCAGGGCACCTACCAACGAGGCGAACACGTCCCAGACCGCTTCGTCGCCGAATCCTTGCACAATCGAAAACGATCAGAGGCAAACGCCAGCGTCAGGACACCGGCGACTCCCTACGCAAACGCCGATTATCGCGACCGATCGCCGAAGCATGACCGGAAGAATCGAAGCTCAACTCTCGCCTGCATCAGCTGGCGCGATCCATCGTGCCACAACCTAAGACACTACGATCTACGAGGTCGCCGCTAAGACTTCAGCGAACACGTCTTCGGCTGACTGGGTGCCGTTAATATCACGGACCAAACCCTGGTCCCGATAGAAACTCAACAGAGGGGCCGTCCGTTCAGCATAAATCTGAAATCGCTCACGAATGAACTCAGCCGAGTCATCAAGGCGTTCACCAGTCCGCTGACGAAACGCCAACCGAGCGACCAACTCCTCGGGATCTACTTCCAGATGAACCACATGTTCAAGTTGGTGATCGGCCGCACTCAAGGATGCGTCAAAAGCCTCCGCTTGCACCATGGTCCGCGGGAAACCATCCAGCAGATAGCCTGAATCACAGTCGGGTTGGGACAACCGATCTTTCATCAGCGGAAGCATGAAATCATCAGGGGCAAAGTGCCCACGATCAATCCGCGAGTGCACCATTTGGGCGGACTCTCCACCCAAATTGCGGAGCATTTCCCCGGTGCTAATATGCGGGATTTTCAGCTTCCCACTCAGCATTTTGCACTGAGTGCCTTTCCCAGCACCCGGCGGCCCGATGAATACAATTTTCAAACTGACTCCGTTCGGCGACCGCCCCGTCTTAACCTTCGGTGTTGAGACCTAGACCACTGGTGACGTTCCGCCACCAGCACCTTCCAAAAGCCCACGGTAGTTACGCATCACCAGGTGACTGTCGATCTTTTGGACCAAGTCAAAAGCAACACTCACCGCAATCAGCAGGCCCGTACCACCATAGAAACCCGCAATCGAGTAAGGCACACCAAGAGAACCGTAAACGATCGTTGGAACAATCGCGATCAGCCCCAAGAAAGCAGCACCCACGTACGTGATCCGAACCATGAC is a genomic window containing:
- a CDS encoding 3-keto-disaccharide hydrolase codes for the protein MKTIATLSALLLVATLSSASAETPLETEAGFQTIFNGENLDGWNGDPRLWSVRDGVIHGETTPDTTAKGNTFLIWEDGATKDFELRLSFRCNATNNSGIQYRSKHIQDKSARNDWVLRGYQHEVRNEEDFPNISGFIYGEGINRGRVCLVGEKAVQEGDTKNVQEKLITEEEFKELFRLDDWNDVVIIAKGKHLQHYLNGRLIMDFTDSPEKALLDGSLGLQLHAGKPMWTEFKNVRFKAL
- a CDS encoding adenylate kinase is translated as MKIVFIGPPGAGKGTQCKMLSGKLKIPHISTGEMLRNLGGESAQMVHSRIDRGHFAPDDFMLPLMKDRLSQPDCDSGYLLDGFPRTMVQAEAFDASLSAADHQLEHVVHLEVDPEELVARLAFRQRTGERLDDSAEFIRERFQIYAERTAPLLSFYRDQGLVRDINGTQSAEDVFAEVLAATS